A region of the uncultured Methanobrevibacter sp. genome:
TTCAACTGCCTCGTCAACAAAGTCTTTTCCAGACCATTTTGCGTCAGCCGGACATCCAAATGCACATTTTCCGCATTGTATACAATCATCTTCACGAATCGCCTTCGGCATCTTCATGGTTTTAAGACCCAATTCACGACCTGCATCCAAAAACCTTTGTGTTCCATCACCAATGTGGGAATCATCAAGCTGATGAACGTCAACAAGATTTTCAACATATTCGTATGCTTCTCTCAAATCCACATCATAGTCAAGCAGTTCCTCATCAAGAGCCCTTACCATATTTGACATGGACACTATTGTTGCTCCGCCAATACATGTGGTTGTCAATAAATCTACACTGTCATTGTACTTGTCATAATATTCAAATGCGTCTTTTGATTTAATATAAGGTCCTTTTTCCAGAATGGTCACAGGCAAATCATTTTTTGCAAGTTCCCTTGCAAGAAGTGCTCCACCCGCACCAGTTCCTACAATTATATACATTGCATCACCTAATTTTTTTAACAATTGTTATATTATTTATTCTAATTAATAAACTTTTATTTATTATGTACTATAAAATTAATAATGAATAAATCTTTTTAAGTGATACCATGGAAGAATATATTAATTTATTTGAAAATGTTATTGCAAAAACCAGCCCAAAAGTAGATTACGTAGATATCCGATGTGGAATGGGCGATAATACCTCCATTTTAATGAAAGATGGAAATGTAGATGAAATTAACACTGGAATGAGTTTAGGAACAAGAATTAGAGTGTTAAATAATGGAGCATGGGGTTTTGCATATACAACAGACATATCAAAAATTGACGAAATTACTGAAACTGCATTGAAATTATCCAATTCACTAAAAGGCGATGTGACATTAAGTGAAAGTGACATTATAAAGGATAAAGTTGAAGTTGATGTAAAAATACCATTCAAGGACATATCTATTGAAGAGAAAAGTGAAATAATGAAAGAGGCAAATGATGCCGCAACAATAGATAAGGTTAACAGTACCACCGTAAGTTATGCTGATTCCGAAGTCAAGGAACTTTTCATGAACAGTGAAGGAAGCGAAATTCAAGTCAAAACATCAAGACTCAGAATGGCATTGAATGCATCAGCAACCAACGGTGAAATAATTCAGTTCGGTCATGGAAGCCTTGGCGGAGTTAAAGGTTATGAAATTATCAAGGATGCAGACATCGAAGAGTTCGGAAGAAAAATAGGTGAAAAAGCAGTCAGATTACTTGATGCAAAACCTGCACCATCAGGACAATTCCCAGTTGTGGCAGATTCAGAACTGACCGGAGTGCTTATACATGAGGCATTGGGACATGCAACAGAAGGAGATCTGATTCTTCAAAACGATTCAATCCTAAAGGACAAGCTCGGAGAGCAAATTGCGTCAGACATTGTAAACATCTTTGACGATGCCAGCAGAAAAGACGGATTCGGATACTTCCCATATGACGTTGAAGGAATCAAAACCAAACCAAATCAATTGGTGAAAGACGGAAAACTGATTTCACTTTTAAATTCAAGGGAAACCTCATCCAAACTGGGAATGTCATCATCCGGAAATGCAAGGTCCCTCATTGCAGACCAGCCAATTGTCAGAATGAGCAATACATACCTTCAGCCTGGAGATATGGAAGTTGACGAACTGTTCGAGGACATAGAACATGGAATGTATCTTAAAGGTTCAAGAGGAGGTCAAGTCGATACCGGTAAGGGAATTTTCCAATTCAATGCAGCTGAAGGTTATCTGATTGAAAACGGTGAAATCACAACACCTTTAAGGGACGTGTCACTATCCGGAAACATCCTTGAGACACTCAAAAACATTGATGCAATTGGAAACGATTTCAAATTAAGTGTAGGATTCTGTGGAAAAGACGGTCAAACCGTGCCTGTCGGTGACGGCGGACCACATACAAGAATTCTGAATGCACTTGTAGGAGGAATGGGTTAGATGATAAGTGACAGAGCAGGAAATTTCCTGGTTGAACTTTCAAAGGACACAATCAAACATTTTTTAGAAACCGGAAAACACATGGTGAAACCTGAAGGTTACCCTATTGAACTGGATGAACAACTCGGCGTATTTGTAACATTGAACAAAAATCATAATCTGAGAGGATGCATCGGTTATGCAGAACCTATAAAACCTGCAATTGACGCAACTATGGAAGTTGCCCTGGCAGCCGCATTCAACGATCCAAGATTTCCACAACTGAAAAAAGAGGAATTTAATGATTTGGACTTTGAAGTTACAGTTCTGACAAAACCGGAAATCATAGAAGTTGCACATCCAGACCAGTACTTTGATGAAATTGAAATAGGCCGTGACGGGCTGATTATCCAGAAAGGTTATGCAAGAGGACTGTTGCTTCCACAGGTTGCAGTTGAAAACGCATTCACCACTGAAGACTTTTTAGAACACACATGCATGAAAGCGGGAATAAGCGCAGACAGCTGGATGGATGAAAGCTGTGACGTTTACAGATTCCAAGGACAAATTTTTAAATAGTGATTAACATGATGATACCAACAATACCAACGACCGATGAACTTCTAGACAAGGGATTCAGCCGTGGTAAAAAACAAGCGGACTTAATAAGAAGCCAAAAGATACCAAAACATTTGAAAGGAAAAAGAATTGAAGAGAGAAGAGTAGTCACTTCTTGTCAGGTCATTAAAGATAAATTAAAATCAATTTTAGATGCAGTACCTGAAATTGAAAGCCTACACCCATTCTATCAGGATTACATTGACATTACAGTAGGTGTGGACGATATGAAACAAGCTCTTGGAGGGCTTAATTGGGCTTATGGAATTATTACTCAACTTGAAAAGGAATACGGTTCCAAAATCAGAAAAAATCCTTCTGAAAAGGCAACTGCATTGCAAAAGCAGGCCTACGGAAGAATCGTATCTGTTGTCAACAAGATTAAAAAGGACCTGGACTTTTTGGATTTTGCAAAACAGAACCTGAGAAACATGCCGACAATTGACTTTGATGCGACAACCATAGTCATTGCGGGCTTTCCAAATGTGGGAAAATCCACACTTCTAAGACAGATTACCGAAGCGGAACCTCAAGTTGCAAATTATCCATTTACAACCAAAGGTATTCAGATAGGCCATACCGAACGCCACTGGAAACACATTCAGATTATTGACACTCCAGGGCTTTTAGACAGACCTGTTCTGGAGATGAACGATATCGAAATGAACGCTATCGTTGCATTGGAACATCTTGCCGATGCAATACTGTTTATTTTTGATGCATCAGAAACCTGCGGTTTCCACATGGACAACCAGTACAATCTCTTAAAGCAAATCGAAAAGATCTTTTCAGAAATTCCAGTAGTTTACCTGTTCAACAAAATGGATTTGATTGAAGATACCCAATACCTTAAGGAATTCATAGACGATGAGGAAAACTCAATATTCATTTCTGCAATCGAGGGAGAGGGCATCGACAAAATAAACAAAAAAATCGATTCCATAAAAAAAATCGAAAGAAACTTTGAAGACGAAGAAGACGACGAGTATTATTAGGGGAAGAATTGAAATTAGAAACATCATTGTTGTTGACTGTATTTCCTCAGGAACAAACTACATTGAGGTTATTATCAATAGAGGATATAAACCAGTAGTTCTTGAACTGCAACCAGGTGGAGCAGATTCAGAGGAATATAATAAAAAAATGCAATCAAATTATGATAGAATCAAATATGATTTTAATTTGATTTATGAAAAGGACACCTATGAAGAAACCCTTGAAATGGTAAGGGAATTGGATCCGTTACTAATTGTTGCGGGAAATGAACGTGGAGTCATACTGACAACCAAGTTATCTAATGATTTGAACCTTTTAGGTACACCAATTGAAAATTTAGATGCTATGACCCTTAAGGACAAAATGCATGAACGACTTAAAGATGCTGGTCTTCGATACATTAGGGGAAAAGTAGTAACTTCAATTGAAGAGGGGATTGAATTTTATGAATCCGAATCATTAAATGAAGTCATAATCAAACCTGTATACAGTTTCTGCTCTGTTGGAGTTCGAACATGTTTGAACAAAGAGGAACTAATTAATTCCCTAGAGGAATTGTTTAAAAGGCACAATGCCTATGGTGATGAACTCACTGAACTTCTGATTCAGGAAAGAATTAACGGTGAAGAGTATATCGTAAACACAACTTCATGTGAAGGCGTTCCACGCCTGATTTCAATGTGGAAATATGAAAAGATTAAAACCTCAGAGGGAGCAGTTGTTTATGACACCATAAGGTCCATGAATAATTTAAACCTTGGCGAAGTTGAAATGATAGAATATGCTTATGACGTAGCCCGTGCAATCGGAATCGAATATGGTCCAATCCATGGAGAATATATGATTGATGAAAATGGACCGGTTTTAATTGAAGTGAACTGCAGACCTGCAGGTTTAAGCATGACAACTGAATTTTTAGACCAGATTTTCGGCCAACATGATACCGATTCCATTTTGGATTCATATTTAAATCCACAACGGTTTTAAGAACAAAGAAAACAATTTTACAGACCTGTTGGACATGGAGCCGTAAAATTGTTTATTGCACCTGAAGACATACTGGCCAAATCATCCCCGATGACCAACATGTCTACTTACCTGAAAAGTTATTACAGCACTACACTACACAACATTAACGAAACAGAACTATTTGTAAAGACTGAAGATTTAAATACAAGCTGCGGAATTGTTTTTTTAGCCCATAAATATTTCAGCGTTGTTAATGAGGATATTGAATTTTTAAGAAGTGTTGAAAAAAATGCATTTGAACTGGTGTTGAACAGAGAAGCCGATGAAAACTACAACTTGGATGAAGAAAAGATCATCAATGACCTTAAAAATATCATTGAGAATACTGACAAATATGGAAACGGATTACTGATAACCGACCAGGAAATTAGCGATGTTAACATCCTACAAGTCAATTCAGAAAATGTCAACAATCTTCATGGGCATTTTGATTACATCCTTCTAAATTTAAATCATAGCCTAATCAATGTGGACAATGAAAGAGCTGTTGAATCCATCCTAAAAATAATCTCATATATCAAGTTGGAGGAGTAATATTCATCCCAAAAAGCACATATGATTATATTCCTGGTGGAAGAAAAGGAATGGAAGCACTAGTTAAAAATATGGACTTAAACATTGAAGCTCCACCATTTGGAATTAAAGATGCAGTTATTGCATCAAAAACCAATTAAGAAAAAAGTATCAATTTTAGTAACTTTTAGTTACAATAATCGATAGATTTATATACTTCAAAAAGTAATTAAAATATACTTGTAAATAAACTCATCTAAAGGAGCGTGAAAAATATGGTAGATTCTGAAACCATTGAAGCAAAAGTTTCTGATAAAAAAGAAAAAATCGATGAAAAAATCGATGAAGGCAAAGAAAAAATTGATGAGACCAAAGAAAAAATCGAGGACAAAAAAGAGAAAAGCAAAAACATCGCAGATAATGTCATGAACGATTTATACACAAGCATCGATGAATTCAAAGACTACATTAAAAACATGCAAAAAAGTGCGGACAAAAAATATGCAGATTACAAAAAATCAACCGTCCAAACTTTAGACATTGATCTTGTAGAAACCAAAGACATTTACTACATCAAAGCAGCAGTTCCTGGTGCAGAAAAAGAAGATGTTTTAATTGAAGCTGGAGACAATGACATAACCATTGAAACCACATTCAAACCTTACATTGAAGAATTTGCTGAAGACGAAGAAGCTGAATTAATTGCATCTTCAATCAAATCAGGCAGATGCGTAAAAACCGTAAGATTTGAAACCAGCATTGATTTAGAAAACATCACTGCAAAATTCTCAAACGGAATAATCATCGTAACTATTCCAAAATTAATTATACCAAAACATAAAGTAAATGTGGAATAGATTCCACATTAAATTTCTTTTTTTTAAAAATTAACACTTAATACCTGACTTTACCAATGTGTCTGGTAGCACCAGGGTCTTCGCCGTTGAAATGTGCCAAGTAGTAAATGAACCATTCCAAAGGAATTACCAATACAAATGGTGATAATAACTTGTCAACATCTGCATAGTCTTTCAGTTCATAGATTATTGATTTTAATTTGAGGTTTTCTGAAAATTCAATAGCCTTATCTGTAATTTCATCGGATTCAAAATCAGACCTTAAAAATATGATAGGCACATCCTTTTCGGCTCTTTCAATCAATCCGTGTCTGAATTCAGCTGAATATTCTGGACATGCATGTTTGATTGCGCCTTCCATAAGCATTGTCATTGCAAGCTTGTAGGCAAGACCGAAGTTTGGTCCTGAACCTAAACAGTAAAAGATATCCTCTTTTTTAAAGTCCTGTGCCAATAACCTGTTTTCATATTCAGTGCTTTTCAATAAATCTTCAATGATATCAGGCATTTCGGCTAATTGAGCCAGCAATTCATCTTTTGCTTCATAATCTGAAGCGGAAAATAAAATCTGATATAAACAGGCAAGTTGAGTAATATATGTTTTGGTACCCAGTATTGCGGTTTCAGTTTCACATCTAGTTACAATTGGAGTTTTAGCTTCTTTAATCATTGAACTATCAGGTTCGTTTGAAATTGAAACTGTGTGTATGTTAAATTCGTTTGCCCTTCTGAGTGAAGCAAGGGTATCTGCAGTTTCACCTGATTGTGATGTGAAAATAGCAATAGAGTTTTCATTATCAACTAATTTCTTATTATAATAAAATTCATAGCCAGTGTAAACTTCAATGTTTAGATTAGTGCTGGACATTCTTATTGCATCCCTAACACTGTAGCAAGTTGAAATAGAACTTCCGCAACCAATTAAATATACCTTATCAACATCTGAAATTGATTTTGAAACTTCTTGCATTGTTGACATTTCACTTTCAAAAGTTCTTCTAAGTGAGTCAGGTTGTTCCATCATCTCATCATACATTTTATATTTCATAGCTTAAACTCCTAAAATTAAATATTATAATTAATATATTGTATAACAATATATAAAAAGGTTTTTTTATTATGAATAATTTAGATTTAATTGGAATGGAAAAGGGCAGACAGTATGAGACAATAATCACAACAAAAAACAAAGACGGTAGCAAAAATGCTGCGCCAATCGGCGTGATTTGTGCGGGAAATGATAAAATCATTAATAGAATTTTCAAAGGCAGCCATACATTAGACAACATTATCCGTGAAAAGGAGTTTACCGTAAATATAACTCATGATTCTGAATTATTTACCATTTCAACACTCGGCAATTTGCCTCAGGATTATTTCAATGAAGATTGCTCAATTAAAACAGTTAAAGCCTATTTCAAATGTGAAGTCATAAAATTAACTGAGGCAATAAAGCAAAGCGATCCGATTAAAAAGAAAGACGAAGCAATTGTCATCAAATCCCGTGTGGTTGATTTGACAATCAAAGAAAATGTCCAGGCATTGAACAGGGCTTTCGGATATGTTATCGAAACATTAACCAATTTTACCCGTTTTGATTTGGTTGATGAGACAAAA
Encoded here:
- a CDS encoding TldD/PmbA family protein → MEEYINLFENVIAKTSPKVDYVDIRCGMGDNTSILMKDGNVDEINTGMSLGTRIRVLNNGAWGFAYTTDISKIDEITETALKLSNSLKGDVTLSESDIIKDKVEVDVKIPFKDISIEEKSEIMKEANDAATIDKVNSTTVSYADSEVKELFMNSEGSEIQVKTSRLRMALNASATNGEIIQFGHGSLGGVKGYEIIKDADIEEFGRKIGEKAVRLLDAKPAPSGQFPVVADSELTGVLIHEALGHATEGDLILQNDSILKDKLGEQIASDIVNIFDDASRKDGFGYFPYDVEGIKTKPNQLVKDGKLISLLNSRETSSKLGMSSSGNARSLIADQPIVRMSNTYLQPGDMEVDELFEDIEHGMYLKGSRGGQVDTGKGIFQFNAAEGYLIENGEITTPLRDVSLSGNILETLKNIDAIGNDFKLSVGFCGKDGQTVPVGDGGPHTRILNALVGGMG
- a CDS encoding TIGR00296 family protein, translated to MISDRAGNFLVELSKDTIKHFLETGKHMVKPEGYPIELDEQLGVFVTLNKNHNLRGCIGYAEPIKPAIDATMEVALAAAFNDPRFPQLKKEEFNDLDFEVTVLTKPEIIEVAHPDQYFDEIEIGRDGLIIQKGYARGLLLPQVAVENAFTTEDFLEHTCMKAGISADSWMDESCDVYRFQGQIFK
- a CDS encoding NOG1 family protein, translating into MMIPTIPTTDELLDKGFSRGKKQADLIRSQKIPKHLKGKRIEERRVVTSCQVIKDKLKSILDAVPEIESLHPFYQDYIDITVGVDDMKQALGGLNWAYGIITQLEKEYGSKIRKNPSEKATALQKQAYGRIVSVVNKIKKDLDFLDFAKQNLRNMPTIDFDATTIVIAGFPNVGKSTLLRQITEAEPQVANYPFTTKGIQIGHTERHWKHIQIIDTPGLLDRPVLEMNDIEMNAIVALEHLADAILFIFDASETCGFHMDNQYNLLKQIEKIFSEIPVVYLFNKMDLIEDTQYLKEFIDDEENSIFISAIEGEGIDKINKKIDSIKKIERNFEDEEDDEYY
- a CDS encoding ATP-grasp domain-containing protein, with protein sequence MKTKKTTSIIRGRIEIRNIIVVDCISSGTNYIEVIINRGYKPVVLELQPGGADSEEYNKKMQSNYDRIKYDFNLIYEKDTYEETLEMVRELDPLLIVAGNERGVILTTKLSNDLNLLGTPIENLDAMTLKDKMHERLKDAGLRYIRGKVVTSIEEGIEFYESESLNEVIIKPVYSFCSVGVRTCLNKEELINSLEELFKRHNAYGDELTELLIQERINGEEYIVNTTSCEGVPRLISMWKYEKIKTSEGAVVYDTIRSMNNLNLGEVEMIEYAYDVARAIGIEYGPIHGEYMIDENGPVLIEVNCRPAGLSMTTEFLDQIFGQHDTDSILDSYLNPQRF
- a CDS encoding Hsp20/alpha crystallin family protein, translating into MVDSETIEAKVSDKKEKIDEKIDEGKEKIDETKEKIEDKKEKSKNIADNVMNDLYTSIDEFKDYIKNMQKSADKKYADYKKSTVQTLDIDLVETKDIYYIKAAVPGAEKEDVLIEAGDNDITIETTFKPYIEEFAEDEEAELIASSIKSGRCVKTVRFETSIDLENITAKFSNGIIIVTIPKLIIPKHKVNVE
- a CDS encoding SIS domain-containing protein, whose protein sequence is MKYKMYDEMMEQPDSLRRTFESEMSTMQEVSKSISDVDKVYLIGCGSSISTCYSVRDAIRMSSTNLNIEVYTGYEFYYNKKLVDNENSIAIFTSQSGETADTLASLRRANEFNIHTVSISNEPDSSMIKEAKTPIVTRCETETAILGTKTYITQLACLYQILFSASDYEAKDELLAQLAEMPDIIEDLLKSTEYENRLLAQDFKKEDIFYCLGSGPNFGLAYKLAMTMLMEGAIKHACPEYSAEFRHGLIERAEKDVPIIFLRSDFESDEITDKAIEFSENLKLKSIIYELKDYADVDKLLSPFVLVIPLEWFIYYLAHFNGEDPGATRHIGKVRY
- a CDS encoding DUF447 domain-containing protein produces the protein MNNLDLIGMEKGRQYETIITTKNKDGSKNAAPIGVICAGNDKIINRIFKGSHTLDNIIREKEFTVNITHDSELFTISTLGNLPQDYFNEDCSIKTVKAYFKCEVIKLTEAIKQSDPIKKKDEAIVIKSRVVDLTIKENVQALNRAFGYVIETLTNFTRFDLVDETKKEEYLNHFREANRVVLKVGRKEDIKAMQEIKKELIKKGFEP